The DNA sequence CCACCGTGACCGCCCAGCCCGGCGACGCGCTGCCCTGCACTCCGCCCTACCGCGGCACCGGACGCAAGCCGGTGGCAAGGTATCCCGAACCGGCCCGGAGCGTGAAGAACCTCGTCATCGAGGCCGGGAAACAGGCGGCCAGACCAGTGCAATGGCGCGAGGGATCTCGTCCCGGCACGGGCCGCAGCGGCTTCAAGCGGATGTACTCGCGATTCGTTGCCCTTCGGGTCCGGCCCGCCGGCCGCGAGGTCCGCAAAGCCATCGACGGGCCGGAACTGCCCGCGTGCTGGCTGCTGGCCGAATGGCCTGCCGATCAGGCAGAGCCGGTCCAGTTCTGGTTCTCGAACCTGCCCGCGGAGACACCGCTAACCACACTCGTGCGGCTGGCGAAGCTCCGCTGGCGCATCGAGCACGACTACCGCGAGATGAAACAGGCCCTGGGACTTGCCCACTTCGAGGGCCGCACCTGGAACGGCTGGCACCACCACGTCACCCTCGTCTCCGCAGCCCACGCCTTCTGCACCCTCCAGCGACTGGCCAGAGCCCCAAAAGAAACGGCGCCGGCCTGAGCCTCTACCGAATCGTCCGCGAACTGCAGACCCTCCTCGCCACCTGGGCCGGCGCCTGCCCCACCTGTCACCGCGACATACCCACCCTCACACCAACCTGACCAAGCACTACTAGTGCTGCGACCGGAAAGGTTCACCGGGTCGCGCACGGGCCGCGGCACGGACCGGAGCCGGGCACCCGTCACGGGGGTGCCCGGCTCCGCCGTGTCCGGCCGCCGGTGCGCGCGTACGGCGAAGGCCGGGTCCTCCCCTGGGGGAAGACCCGGCCTTCGCCGTGCCCGCGTTCTCGACGACGCTTACAGACCCTGCCAGGCGGGCTTGTTGGCGTAGGTGTGGCGGAAGTAGTCCGCCAGCTTCAGCTTGGACGCGGCGGCCTCGTCCACGATCACCGTGGCGTGGCGGTGCAGCTGGAGCGCGGAGGCCGGTACGAGGGCGGACAGCGGGCCCTCGACGGTCTGCGCGACCGCCTCGGCCTTGCCCTCGCCGGTGGCCAGCAGGACCAGGTGGCGGGCGTCGAGGATGGTGCCGATGCCCTGGGTGATGACGTGGTGGGGCACCTGCTCTATGTCGTTGTCGAAGAAGCGCGCGTTGTCCACGCGGGTCTGCTCCGTCAGCGTCTTGATGCGGGTGCGGGAGGCGAGGGAGGAGCAGGGCTCGTTGAAGCCGATGTGCCCGTCCGTGCCGATGCCGAGCAGCTGGAGGTCGACGCCGCCGGCCTCCGCGAGGGCGCGGTCGTACGCGTCGCAGGCGCCGACGATGTCCGCGGCCGAGCCGTCGGGGCCCATGAAGGAGGCCTCGGACAGGCCCAGCGGCTCCACGACCTCGCGCAGGACGACGGCGCGGTAGGACTCCGGGTGCCCGGCCGGCAGGCCGACGTACTCGTCGAGCTGGCAGACGCGGGCCTTGGAGGCATCGACCAGTCCGGCCTTGACCTTGGCGGCGAGCGCCTCGTAGATGGGCAGCGGGGTAGAGCCGGTCGCCACGCCGAGCAGGGCGTCGGGCTTG is a window from the Streptomyces sp. NBC_01244 genome containing:
- the nagB gene encoding glucosamine-6-phosphate deaminase; amino-acid sequence: MEVVIVPDAKAGGELIAEAMAALVRRKPDALLGVATGSTPLPIYEALAAKVKAGLVDASKARVCQLDEYVGLPAGHPESYRAVVLREVVEPLGLSEASFMGPDGSAADIVGACDAYDRALAEAGGVDLQLLGIGTDGHIGFNEPCSSLASRTRIKTLTEQTRVDNARFFDNDIEQVPHHVITQGIGTILDARHLVLLATGEGKAEAVAQTVEGPLSALVPASALQLHRHATVIVDEAAASKLKLADYFRHTYANKPAWQGL